TGGGCAGGAATTCGGTATTTATGAAACGATCGACAGTGCCGGGGGTTCGCTGCTCGGATTTGTAAGCTCTCCTTACGCCAAGGATTTTCGCGAAGATATCGATCCGGTCGAATCAGTCGCCCGCTTCCAGCTAGAGAGTCAGATGGCCGGGGCCTCGATTTACCGGCGCCACGTCATCGAGCAGCAGGTTGACCGGATTCAGGCGCGCGGCCTTATTTTGTACGGATACCTGGGCTGCTCGTTCGGAAGCGTCACGCGCGAGATGTACAGGGATTATTTCCATAACAAAGGCATTCCGAGCATTAATCTGGAAGGAACATTCCAGGTCGGAGCCCCCAGCGGACAGCTTCTTACCCGGATTAAAGCTTTTATCGAAATGTTGTCCTGATCAAAAAAGAGGTACGGACCACGGGTATGTGATTAGCGAGGGTATGCGGTTCGATATGCCAGTGTAAGAGAAAAGGGACGGCCCGGATCGGGTGCGTCCCTTTTGCATATCCGCTTTATAAGATTGGCCGAGTGTCTGATGCTCTTACTTTAATTGCAAACGCCGCAGACGGATGGCTTCTCCCGCAAGCGAGGTGATGACTACAGCGGCAGCCAGAAGAACAAACGCATAATAAATAAGACCGCTCCAACCCAAACGGTGGAGAAACAGACCGCCCGACCATCCGACCAAGCTGGAACCCCCGTAATAGAAGAGCAAATAAAGAGAGGAGGCCTGTGCTTTGTGTTCGGAATCCGCCACCAATCCAACCCACCCGCTTGCAACCGAATGCCCGGCAAAAAATCCAAAGGCAACCAAAGCGACTCCTAATATTTTGACTGCCAAAATAGGAATCAGGGTTAGCATTGCCCCTGCCGCAAAGAGTGCGATCGCTATGGCGATGACCTGCGGGCGCGGATGGTGATCCGCGAGCTTGCCGAACCAGACGGAGCTCCATGTTCCGACCAAATTGACGACAAACAGAAATCCGAAGACGGTTTGGCTTAAGTAATAGGGCTTGGCTGTCAGCGGATAGCCGATATAATCCAGAATCATGATATAGACGCCCATCAGCAAAAATCCGGTGATGAACAGCAAGAGCAGCCGCTTGTTTAGCAGGTTGCCGATCATCCCTGCCTGCCACTGCTTGAAAGACCGCCGGTGAGGATGGAAATTGCGCGACGCTGGAAGGTATCTCCAGAAATAAAGACTAAGCAGCAAATTGATCATTCCCAGAATCATCAGCGCGGTTTGCCAATTCAATAGGTCGGTTAATGCTCCGATCACGATCCGCCCGGTAAATCCGCCGATAGCCGTTCCCGCAATGTAACTCCCCATGACTCTCCCGATGTCTTTTCGATGGAACTCTTCATTAATATAGGCCATCGCAATCGAAGGAAACCCCGAAATACAGATGCCTTCCAAGAACCGGATGACCAGAAATATGGAAAATTGATGGCAAAAAGCGGATGCCACCGCAAGGATGGAGGTTAGCAGCAGGGATAGGCTCATTAATTTTTTTCTTTCCAGAGAGCTGGATAGCGCAGAAATCAGGATCAGGCCGATACCCAGACCGATTGTGGCGAGGGAAATGGAGGCTCCCGCCGTTGCCGGTGAAATGTGATATTCCTTGGAAAAAAGGCTGATCAAAG
This region of Paenibacillus sp. URB8-2 genomic DNA includes:
- a CDS encoding MFS transporter, whose product is MNVIEIGSSDHRRASAGMLMGSIVVFAVLYSPQPLISLFSKEYHISPATAGASISLATIGLGIGLILISALSSSLERKKLMSLSLLLTSILAVASAFCHQFSIFLVIRFLEGICISGFPSIAMAYINEEFHRKDIGRVMGSYIAGTAIGGFTGRIVIGALTDLLNWQTALMILGMINLLLSLYFWRYLPASRNFHPHRRSFKQWQAGMIGNLLNKRLLLLFITGFLLMGVYIMILDYIGYPLTAKPYYLSQTVFGFLFVVNLVGTWSSVWFGKLADHHPRPQVIAIAIALFAAGAMLTLIPILAVKILGVALVAFGFFAGHSVASGWVGLVADSEHKAQASSLYLLFYYGGSSLVGWSGGLFLHRLGWSGLIYYAFVLLAAAVVITSLAGEAIRLRRLQLK